Proteins from a genomic interval of Cyanobium sp. AMD-g:
- a CDS encoding FdhF/YdeP family oxidoreductase, translated as MSDNASPADAATPGQGGGWPLIDGWARATLSPRGPRLWQTLNHKSACLSCAWGTGGQHGGFRDELGEPLQRCLKSVEAIMAELQPAVSQGVFGTRSLTELQALSSMEADRLGRLSHPLLLREGRSHYERIGWDDVFAIAEAAFRVPPERVASYSSGRSSNEAAYLLQLLLRAMGSNNLADCSDLCHAPSTVGLNAVFGSGTSMVSLESLQQADCVVLVGSNAPANHPRLMNELIKLRQRGGTVIVINPVIEVGLLKFGSPAFPIRSMLAGSEIASLFLQPVPGSDTAVFLGLQKALLEAGAVKRDFLAAHAEGWEALLEQLDRTSWEAITASCGLSRQELEHAAAVIAAARGVVFAWAMGITHHANGIDNVQAIANTALLSGNVGRPGAGTMPIRGHSNVQGFGSMGVTVKLRSEMQQALEQLLGRPLSRVPGYDTRALIAAADAGRVDALLCLGGNLWGANPDSAEAKRALGRIDTILYLATKPNQGHFHGLAARQTLVLPVFNRFETPHRTTTESGNNYVRLNEPGTTHLQRADLISEVAFLAELARRLMGTDPIDWGRLQDPSYVRDLIGRTVPGYGPIARIDATRQEFSVEGRLFDTPHFPTPSGRARVAPTPLPELTLPEAEHFGGLGPGETGLVLALITARSYGQHNTVVYKAGDSYRGMPHRHTILMNRADLRRCGLAAHQRVTVQGEAGALEGVEIIPGEIREGAALMFYPEVNVIMKAVIDPRCGTPAFKRVPVLVRGALAPAPGAAQPPR; from the coding sequence ATGAGCGACAACGCCAGCCCCGCCGATGCCGCCACGCCCGGCCAGGGCGGCGGCTGGCCCCTGATCGACGGCTGGGCCAGGGCCACCCTCAGTCCCCGGGGCCCCAGGCTCTGGCAGACCCTCAACCACAAGAGCGCCTGCCTCTCCTGCGCCTGGGGCACCGGCGGCCAGCACGGCGGCTTCCGCGACGAGCTGGGGGAGCCGCTGCAGCGCTGCCTCAAGAGCGTCGAAGCGATCATGGCCGAGCTGCAGCCGGCGGTGTCCCAGGGGGTGTTCGGCACCCGCAGCCTGACGGAGCTCCAGGCCCTGAGCTCGATGGAGGCCGACCGCCTCGGCCGCCTCAGCCACCCCCTGCTGCTGCGGGAGGGCCGCAGCCACTACGAGCGCATCGGCTGGGACGACGTGTTCGCCATCGCCGAGGCCGCCTTCCGGGTGCCGCCGGAGCGGGTGGCCTCCTACAGCTCGGGCCGCTCCTCCAACGAGGCCGCCTACCTGCTGCAGCTGCTGCTGCGGGCCATGGGCTCCAACAACCTGGCCGACTGCTCCGACCTCTGCCACGCCCCGTCCACCGTGGGGCTCAATGCCGTCTTCGGCTCCGGCACCTCGATGGTGAGCCTGGAGAGCCTGCAGCAGGCCGACTGCGTGGTGCTGGTGGGCTCCAACGCCCCGGCCAACCACCCGCGGCTGATGAACGAGCTGATCAAGCTGCGCCAGCGGGGCGGCACGGTGATCGTGATCAACCCGGTGATCGAGGTGGGGCTGCTCAAGTTCGGCTCCCCCGCCTTCCCGATCCGCTCGATGCTGGCGGGCTCGGAGATCGCCTCCCTGTTCCTGCAGCCCGTGCCGGGCAGCGACACGGCCGTGTTCCTGGGGCTGCAGAAGGCCCTGCTGGAGGCTGGCGCCGTGAAGCGCGACTTTCTGGCCGCCCACGCCGAGGGCTGGGAAGCGCTGCTGGAGCAGCTGGATCGCACCTCCTGGGAGGCGATCACCGCCAGCTGCGGCCTCAGCCGCCAGGAACTGGAGCACGCCGCCGCCGTGATCGCCGCGGCCCGGGGCGTGGTGTTCGCCTGGGCGATGGGGATCACCCACCACGCCAACGGCATCGACAACGTGCAGGCGATCGCCAACACCGCCCTGCTCAGCGGCAACGTGGGCCGGCCCGGCGCCGGCACCATGCCGATCCGGGGCCACTCCAACGTGCAGGGCTTCGGCTCGATGGGGGTCACGGTCAAGCTGCGCTCGGAGATGCAGCAGGCCCTCGAGCAGCTGCTGGGCCGGCCCCTGAGCCGGGTGCCCGGCTACGACACCCGCGCCCTGATCGCGGCCGCCGATGCCGGCCGGGTCGACGCGCTGCTGTGTCTGGGGGGCAACCTCTGGGGCGCCAACCCCGACAGCGCCGAGGCGAAGCGCGCCCTGGGCCGCATCGACACGATCCTGTATCTGGCCACCAAGCCCAACCAGGGCCATTTCCACGGCCTGGCGGCCCGCCAGACCCTGGTGCTGCCGGTGTTCAACCGCTTCGAGACGCCGCACCGCACCACCACCGAATCGGGCAACAACTACGTGCGCCTCAACGAACCGGGCACCACCCACCTGCAGCGGGCGGACCTGATCAGCGAGGTGGCCTTCCTGGCCGAACTGGCCCGTCGGCTGATGGGCACCGATCCGATCGACTGGGGGCGGCTGCAGGATCCGTCCTACGTGCGGGACCTGATCGGCCGCACCGTGCCCGGCTACGGCCCGATCGCCCGCATCGATGCCACCCGGCAGGAGTTCAGCGTCGAGGGGCGCCTGTTCGACACCCCCCACTTCCCCACCCCCAGCGGCCGGGCCCGGGTGGCGCCGACCCCCCTGCCCGAACTCACGCTGCCGGAGGCGGAGCACTTCGGCGGCCTCGGGCCGGGGGAAACCGGCCTGGTGCTGGCCCTGATCACGGCCCGCAGCTACGGCCAGCACAACACCGTCGTCTACAAGGCCGGCGACAGCTACCGGGGCATGCCCCACCGCCACACGATCCTGATGAACCGGGCCGACCTGCGCCGCTGCGGCCTGGCGGCCCACCAGCGGGTGACGGTGCAGGGGGAGGCGGGCGCCCTCGAGGGCGTCGAAATCATCCCCGGCGAGATCCGCGAAGGGGCGGCGCTGATGTTCTACCCGGAGGTGAACGTGATCATGAAGGCCGTGATCGACCCCCGATGCGGTACCCCGGCCTTCAAGCGGGTGCCGGTGCTGGTGCGGGGGGCGCTGGCTCCAGCGCCCGGAGCCGCTCAGCCCCCCAGATAG
- a CDS encoding GTP 3',8-cyclase MoaA, producing the protein MAERPLDLHGRPLGVLRLSLTARCNLACPYCCPDLEDPPDLLTLAERVALVEATVGLGVHTLRLTGGEPLLHRRLEELIAALQPLRQREPHDPRGALREIALTSNGVLLGAERARQLKEAGLDRITLSLDGTDGASVARMAGLGGAAAGGAVLEKVLAAIRHARAAGFDPARGELKLNAVITRSGNADQLLPLAELARQQGLELRLIEFMDVGNRNGWAPEQVLPAAEMVARIGAAWPLEPVGRTPHGTASRWRYRDRDGLHLAVVASITAPFCGDCNRLRITADGVAYSCLFAANGTDLRPWLRPRSEPARLRQALEGLWRARSDRWSEERQEAADQRPAPAEMAYLGG; encoded by the coding sequence ATGGCGGAGCGTCCCCTGGATCTGCATGGCCGGCCCCTGGGGGTGCTGCGGCTGTCGCTGACGGCCCGTTGCAACCTGGCCTGCCCCTACTGCTGCCCGGATCTGGAGGATCCGCCCGACCTGCTGACCCTGGCGGAACGGGTGGCGCTGGTGGAGGCGACCGTGGGCCTGGGGGTGCACACCCTGCGCCTCACCGGCGGTGAGCCCCTGCTGCACCGGCGCCTGGAGGAGCTGATCGCGGCCCTGCAGCCGCTGCGGCAGCGCGAACCCCATGATCCCCGCGGCGCCCTGCGGGAGATCGCCCTCACCAGCAACGGTGTGCTGCTGGGCGCCGAGCGGGCCCGGCAGCTGAAGGAGGCGGGGCTCGATCGGATCACCCTCAGCCTCGATGGCACCGACGGGGCCAGCGTGGCCCGCATGGCCGGCCTGGGGGGCGCGGCCGCCGGCGGGGCGGTGCTGGAGAAGGTGCTCGCGGCGATCCGCCACGCCCGGGCGGCCGGCTTTGATCCGGCCCGCGGGGAGCTGAAGCTGAATGCGGTGATCACGCGCTCGGGCAATGCCGACCAGCTGCTGCCCCTGGCGGAGCTGGCCCGGCAGCAGGGGCTGGAGTTGCGCCTGATCGAATTCATGGACGTGGGCAACCGCAACGGCTGGGCGCCGGAACAGGTGCTGCCGGCGGCGGAGATGGTGGCCCGCATCGGGGCGGCCTGGCCGCTGGAGCCGGTGGGCCGCACCCCCCACGGCACCGCCAGCCGCTGGCGCTACCGCGACCGGGACGGGCTGCACCTGGCGGTGGTGGCCTCGATCACGGCGCCCTTCTGCGGCGACTGCAACCGGCTGCGGATCACCGCCGACGGGGTGGCCTACAGCTGCCTGTTCGCCGCCAACGGCACCGACTTGCGCCCCTGGCTGCGGCCCCGGTCCGAGCCGGCTCGGTTGCGACAGGCGCTGGAAGGGCTGTGGCGGGCCCGGAGCGATCGCTGGAGCGAGGAGCGCCAGGAAGCGGCGGATCAGCGGCCGGCGCCGGCGGAAATGGCCTATCTGGGGGGCTGA
- the grxC gene encoding glutaredoxin 3 codes for MPKVEIYTWRFCPFCIRAKQLLDRKGVTYTEYVIDGDEDARDAMVARGSDGRRSVPQVFIDGAHVGGCDDLYTLERQGRLDALLAVAS; via the coding sequence ATGCCCAAGGTCGAGATCTACACCTGGCGCTTCTGCCCGTTCTGCATCCGGGCCAAGCAGCTCCTCGACCGCAAGGGCGTCACCTACACCGAGTACGTCATCGATGGCGACGAGGACGCCCGCGACGCCATGGTGGCCCGGGGCAGCGACGGCCGGCGCTCGGTGCCCCAGGTCTTCATCGACGGGGCCCACGTGGGCGGCTGCGACGACCTCTACACCCTGGAGCGCCAGGGCCGGCTGGATGCGCTGCTGGCGGTCGCCAGCTAG
- a CDS encoding RNA polymerase sigma factor, with the protein MEGRRAADLAARQSFGKLVAWLTARCGDVAAAEDALGDAFLAALRRWPSEGVPRAPEAWLLVVARRRLIDRARRDRTLEQLLPELDAAAPGLDLDTSANAMEIPDERLRLLFLCAHPAIDPGIQAPLMLQTVLGLNASRIAAAFLVAPATMGQRLVRAKAKIRDAGIPFVLPDVEALPARSAAVLQAIYAAYTSGWNGMGGDGRDRGLTQEAVLLARLCADLLPEEPEARGLLALLLHCQARHGARRAADGSYVPLLEQEPGQWDAALIAEAEGALTQASRAGRPGRFQLEAAIQSLHAHRAVSGRVDWPALLGLYDALLALAPSAGGRVSRIAVLAELAGPAGALAELEALAAAEQALREHQPWWALRAHLLQRTGQDSQAQQAYRRAIALADDPAVRAFLGQRAGADRPG; encoded by the coding sequence ATGGAGGGGCGGCGGGCGGCGGACCTGGCGGCACGGCAGTCCTTCGGCAAGCTGGTGGCCTGGCTCACCGCCCGCTGCGGCGATGTGGCGGCGGCGGAGGACGCCCTGGGCGATGCCTTCCTCGCCGCCCTGCGGCGCTGGCCCAGCGAGGGGGTGCCCCGGGCCCCCGAGGCCTGGCTGCTGGTGGTGGCCCGGCGGCGTCTGATCGACCGGGCCCGCCGCGACCGGACCCTGGAGCAGCTGCTGCCGGAGCTGGACGCCGCGGCCCCCGGCCTGGATCTGGACACCTCTGCGAACGCCATGGAGATTCCCGACGAGCGGCTGCGGCTGCTGTTTCTCTGCGCCCACCCGGCGATCGATCCGGGGATCCAGGCGCCACTGATGCTCCAGACCGTCCTGGGGCTCAACGCCTCCCGGATCGCCGCCGCCTTCCTGGTGGCACCGGCCACCATGGGTCAGCGGCTGGTGCGGGCCAAGGCCAAGATCCGCGACGCCGGCATCCCCTTCGTGCTGCCGGACGTCGAGGCCCTGCCGGCCCGCTCGGCGGCGGTGCTGCAGGCGATCTACGCCGCCTACACCAGCGGCTGGAATGGCATGGGCGGAGACGGCCGTGACCGGGGGCTGACCCAGGAGGCGGTGCTGCTGGCGCGGCTGTGCGCCGACCTGCTGCCCGAGGAGCCGGAGGCCCGCGGCCTGCTCGCCCTGCTGCTGCACTGCCAGGCGCGCCACGGGGCCCGGCGGGCCGCTGACGGCAGCTACGTGCCGCTGCTGGAGCAGGAGCCGGGGCAGTGGGACGCCGCCCTGATCGCCGAAGCCGAGGGGGCCCTGACCCAGGCCTCCCGGGCGGGGCGGCCCGGGCGCTTCCAGCTGGAGGCGGCGATCCAGTCGCTGCATGCCCATCGCGCCGTCAGCGGCAGGGTCGACTGGCCGGCCCTGCTGGGGCTCTACGACGCCCTGCTGGCCCTGGCCCCGAGTGCGGGGGGCCGGGTGAGCCGGATCGCCGTGCTGGCCGAGCTGGCGGGCCCCGCCGGCGCCCTGGCCGAACTGGAGGCTCTGGCGGCCGCCGAGCAGGCCCTGCGGGAGCACCAGCCCTGGTGGGCGCTGCGGGCCCACCTGCTGCAGCGGACCGGCCAGGACAGCCAGGCGCAGCAGGCCTACCGGCGCGCCATCGCCCTGGCGGATGATCCGGCGGTGCGGGCGTTCCTGGGCCAGCGGGCCGGCGCTGATCGCCCTGGCTAG
- a CDS encoding DUF1971 domain-containing protein — protein sequence MRSDLPGGLTAYKRTPTFDAETVPAGLRAQHSTKAGVWARVVVLEGSLPFRLLEPDEEMVVLTPERPGIVAPTQLHRAEPGPGVRFYVEFHRAGPPLTPPDAAGSRSDGAPPPVAGGSRPRDPSR from the coding sequence ATGCGCTCTGATCTGCCCGGCGGCCTGACGGCCTACAAACGCACGCCCACCTTTGACGCGGAGACCGTGCCGGCGGGTCTGCGGGCGCAGCACAGCACCAAAGCGGGGGTGTGGGCGCGGGTCGTGGTGCTGGAGGGCTCGCTGCCGTTCCGGTTGCTGGAGCCCGACGAGGAGATGGTGGTGCTGACACCCGAGCGGCCCGGCATCGTGGCGCCCACCCAGTTGCACCGAGCCGAGCCCGGCCCGGGCGTGCGGTTCTACGTGGAGTTTCACCGGGCCGGACCGCCGCTCACGCCGCCTGACGCGGCCGGATCCCGTAGCGATGGCGCACCTCCTCCAGTGGCCGGGGGAAGTCGTCCCAGGGATCCCAGTCGCTGA
- a CDS encoding nitrate reductase associated protein, with protein MGRHDHCFGFEADFVGDLRCIPMAVRRKLDLVGVKLKLSHWADLSDQERQRLLAWPDDPAALAELDDWLGRRTAGMAAGAAGRLEPACDAPWQQGDAPPPVLLASCQQLGLGLPPHAWGELDELQRFALVKLSHPGHEHRNLPRAFAEFGLKA; from the coding sequence ATGGGCCGCCACGACCATTGTTTCGGCTTTGAGGCCGACTTCGTCGGCGACCTGCGCTGCATCCCGATGGCGGTGCGGCGCAAGCTGGATCTGGTGGGCGTCAAGCTGAAGCTGAGCCACTGGGCTGACCTCAGCGACCAGGAGCGGCAGCGGTTGCTGGCCTGGCCGGACGACCCCGCTGCCCTGGCGGAGCTGGACGACTGGCTCGGCCGGCGCACGGCCGGCATGGCCGCCGGCGCCGCGGGCCGGCTGGAGCCCGCCTGCGATGCCCCGTGGCAGCAGGGCGATGCTCCCCCCCCGGTGCTGCTCGCCTCCTGCCAGCAGCTGGGGCTGGGCCTGCCCCCCCACGCCTGGGGGGAGCTCGATGAGCTGCAGCGCTTCGCCCTGGTGAAGCTCAGCCATCCGGGCCATGAGCACCGCAACCTGCCGCGGGCCTTCGCCGAGTTCGGCCTCAAGGCATGA
- a CDS encoding molybdenum cofactor guanylyltransferase, translating into MSGLRACLLSGGASRRMGTDKALLPHPAGGTWLEFSLARLAALPLPITLVSHHRAHQVLARPLGDGLGHPISLLAEPPPREGPLLALERLMAHHPGQGLLLCPVDMPWLEAAALEALLEATAAAPGPAPIHLAHDGQRLQPLLGVYPAHAARRQRLRAFTAAGGRRLQDWLAEEVVVPVPLPPEGLRNANRPDDVTGLWP; encoded by the coding sequence ATGAGTGGCCTGAGGGCCTGCCTGCTCAGTGGCGGTGCCAGCCGCCGCATGGGCACGGACAAGGCCCTGCTGCCCCATCCCGCCGGAGGCACCTGGCTGGAGTTCAGCCTGGCTCGGCTGGCGGCGCTGCCGCTGCCGATCACCCTGGTCAGCCACCACCGGGCCCACCAGGTCCTGGCGCGACCCCTGGGGGACGGGCTGGGTCACCCGATCAGCCTCCTGGCGGAGCCGCCGCCCCGGGAGGGTCCGCTGCTGGCCCTCGAGCGTCTGATGGCGCACCACCCCGGCCAGGGCCTGTTGCTTTGCCCGGTGGACATGCCCTGGTTGGAGGCGGCCGCCCTCGAGGCCCTGCTGGAGGCCACGGCCGCTGCCCCTGGCCCCGCCCCGATCCACCTGGCCCATGACGGCCAGCGGCTGCAGCCGCTGCTGGGGGTTTACCCCGCCCATGCCGCCCGCCGCCAGCGGCTGCGGGCCTTCACGGCGGCGGGCGGCCGGCGGCTGCAGGACTGGCTGGCGGAGGAGGTGGTGGTGCCGGTGCCGCTGCCGCCGGAGGGTCTGCGCAACGCCAACCGGCCCGACGACGTCACCGGCCTGTGGCCCTAG
- a CDS encoding YciI family protein, whose product MQYAVLIYESEQDFADRPGLMPAYAAYSRALAEAGHMAGGEALQPTHTATTVRLRHGERQVQDGPFPDSKEQLGGFFLIDVPDLDAALTWAARCPAAERCAVEVRPVLAMEAP is encoded by the coding sequence ATGCAGTACGCCGTTCTGATCTACGAAAGCGAGCAGGACTTCGCCGACCGTCCCGGCCTGATGCCGGCCTATGCCGCCTACTCCCGGGCCCTGGCCGAGGCCGGCCACATGGCCGGCGGTGAGGCCCTCCAGCCCACCCACACAGCCACCACCGTGCGCCTGCGCCACGGCGAGCGGCAGGTGCAGGACGGGCCCTTCCCCGACAGCAAGGAGCAGCTGGGCGGCTTCTTCCTGATCGATGTTCCCGACCTCGACGCCGCCCTCACCTGGGCCGCCCGCTGCCCGGCGGCGGAGCGCTGCGCCGTGGAGGTGCGGCCCGTGCTCGCCATGGAAGCCCCCTGA
- a CDS encoding ubiquinone biosynthesis protein COQ4, with protein sequence MNPLLSAQPPPERREAIGRAGLGSLLAIAAEGGPPSPMALRTITAIRDHLIRLPIPLEELEPLTPEQLAAAVPEPEWRQRILRGMTVLALLEDSPGEARLARLEATARALGIDDAPVQAFRHVLEHQFNLVRLDIVRRGFQRGAAAAYLRDEGPAGALQIARSLLKQEDPALARRYRTLADLPEGSLGRAYLAFIGANGFSVPGELGGPPPPVVRHDCCHVLGGYGTSPSEECGVLGFQAGFGRNDPFFTILFALAQFQLGIGSTPVTAAETGQADPEVIFRGLEHGLGVTRDLISDWDPWDDFPRPLEEVRHRYGIRPRQAA encoded by the coding sequence ATGAACCCCCTCCTCTCCGCCCAACCGCCCCCGGAACGCCGTGAGGCCATCGGCCGGGCCGGCCTGGGCAGCCTGCTGGCGATCGCCGCCGAAGGCGGGCCGCCCAGCCCCATGGCCCTGCGCACGATCACCGCCATCCGCGACCACCTGATCCGGCTGCCCATTCCGCTCGAGGAGCTGGAGCCCCTGACGCCGGAGCAGCTGGCGGCGGCGGTGCCGGAGCCCGAATGGCGCCAGCGGATCCTGCGCGGCATGACTGTCCTGGCCCTGCTCGAGGACTCCCCCGGCGAGGCCCGCCTGGCCCGGCTGGAGGCCACGGCACGGGCGCTCGGGATCGACGATGCCCCGGTGCAGGCCTTCCGCCACGTGCTCGAGCACCAGTTCAACCTGGTGCGCCTCGACATCGTCCGGCGGGGGTTCCAGCGGGGGGCCGCCGCGGCCTACCTGCGCGATGAGGGCCCCGCCGGAGCCCTGCAGATCGCCCGCTCGCTGCTGAAGCAGGAGGATCCGGCCCTCGCCCGCCGCTACCGGACCCTGGCGGACCTGCCCGAAGGCAGCCTCGGCCGGGCCTACCTGGCCTTCATCGGTGCCAACGGCTTCAGCGTTCCCGGCGAGCTGGGCGGGCCGCCGCCACCGGTGGTGCGCCACGACTGCTGCCACGTGCTCGGCGGCTACGGCACCAGCCCCAGCGAGGAATGCGGCGTGCTCGGCTTCCAGGCCGGCTTCGGCCGCAACGACCCCTTCTTCACGATCCTGTTCGCCCTGGCCCAGTTCCAGCTGGGGATCGGCTCCACCCCCGTCACGGCGGCCGAAACCGGCCAGGCCGATCCGGAGGTGATCTTCCGCGGCCTGGAACACGGCCTCGGCGTCACCCGTGACCTGATCAGCGACTGGGATCCCTGGGACGACTTCCCCCGGCCACTGGAGGAGGTGCGCCATCGCTACGGGATCCGGCCGCGTCAGGCGGCGTGA
- a CDS encoding VOC family protein, giving the protein MIRHFDHVTVVVRDLAAARRFFGLLGFVEDKAVLISGPQFADYMGVEGIEADHVTLVLAGATPRLEVQLLHYRHPEPLPEPAMDNLARVGFNHICFAVDDLEATVARLRAGGVELRNAVMEFHHRKLVFLRGPEGITVELAEWKGGAAP; this is encoded by the coding sequence ATGATCAGGCATTTCGACCACGTCACCGTCGTCGTGCGTGACCTGGCAGCGGCCCGGCGCTTCTTCGGGCTGCTGGGCTTCGTGGAGGACAAGGCCGTGCTGATCAGCGGGCCCCAGTTCGCCGACTACATGGGGGTGGAGGGCATCGAGGCCGACCACGTGACGCTCGTGCTGGCCGGCGCCACGCCGCGGCTGGAGGTGCAGCTGCTGCACTACCGCCACCCGGAGCCCCTGCCCGAGCCGGCCATGGACAACCTGGCCCGGGTGGGTTTCAACCACATCTGCTTCGCCGTCGACGACCTGGAGGCCACGGTGGCCCGGCTGCGGGCCGGGGGTGTGGAGCTCCGCAACGCCGTCATGGAGTTCCATCACCGCAAGCTGGTCTTTCTCCGGGGGCCGGAGGGCATCACGGTGGAACTGGCGGAATGGAAGGGCGGCGCCGCCCCCTAG
- a CDS encoding redox protein: MFELIPYEKFRDTPSVRFFDITVPTSNKRDLVVHSGPAISPPDCQESGSWQFYLHPHQEDNLLAMHGGRTFFLVNLGWNYPYHIVRLDCGGDILRIPPGTFHRSVSDPDGSLVLNQAVREEGASVVREFRVYNSHRIPRLFAVTSKTAPLPKLHGVSW; the protein is encoded by the coding sequence ATGTTCGAGCTGATCCCCTACGAGAAGTTCCGCGACACCCCGTCGGTGCGGTTCTTCGATATCACCGTGCCCACGTCCAACAAGCGGGATCTGGTGGTGCATTCGGGCCCGGCGATCAGCCCGCCCGACTGTCAGGAGTCCGGCAGCTGGCAGTTCTATCTCCATCCCCATCAGGAAGACAACCTGCTGGCCATGCACGGCGGCCGCACCTTCTTCCTGGTCAACCTGGGCTGGAACTACCCGTATCACATTGTTCGCCTCGACTGCGGCGGCGACATCCTGCGCATTCCCCCCGGCACGTTCCACCGTTCCGTCTCTGATCCTGATGGCTCCCTGGTGCTCAACCAGGCCGTGCGCGAGGAAGGCGCCAGCGTGGTGCGCGAATTCCGCGTGTACAACAGCCACCGGATCCCACGGCTCTTCGCGGTGACCTCCAAGACCGCCCCCCTGCCCAAGCTGCACGGGGTGAGCTGGTAG